The sequence CTCATCTTCAAGATTTATAAAAAAGACTTTACAAGTTTCTGACTTTCAAAATATagtactgaactgaataaaaacttGAAGAATTCTCATGGGAAACCTGACGACTTCATAAAGTTGTTAACAAAAAGGATTATTTATATAAAACCTAAGTAAACTGGTAAATATGGTTGTAATTTTTATAGATTTCAAGGATTACTGGCTTAAATTTATGTTTTCCAGGTGAAAGAAAAACTTCTCCAATTAATTATGACTTCCAATAGTTTGGTAGATTATACCTTTTggaatatatatctttttctctctacctGGTCAATTCTGCCAGTAACACACACTCATCTCAAAGATTAGGCTATGCATAAGTATTCATGGCCAGTGCAATGAAACTGTAGATAGCTCATTAAATCAGCTATGGCTCCTTTGGTCACTTGATTATTGCAACTGGATTACAACTACTTATACTGATAATCTAatcattatttatatttgttctttgttttcatatTGTGCTTTGTGTCTCCCTACCGCACTGTGTCTTTGCCTACATTATTTATATCCAGTTTAATTTATAAGATTGTTGTCTCTTGCAGTAACCAATGTGTAATCAGGCCTCCAACAAAACTTCTATGgctaaacattttaagaaattcacatttgtaatataaaatatttgtattttatagtATAAAATACTCTGATAATaggtatgggaagaagcaacaagggaaaatgtCTCCTGGATTATAGTTAGAATCCAGAGAATTTTTAATTGTTGATGGGGCCTGATCTAAAACTTAACACCTGGAATGGCATATCAAGAAATTGTGGCTGAACTGGGATGAGCCATCTAGTAATGTGGGACAAAAGTTAATGATGAAATATTTCCCAGATAATGCTCATTCATGACCAAGAGGGGAAGACTTGAAGAATGAATCAGCAATTGCAGCCCTTCAATGTGAGCCAGTGAACCCCAAGGAAGGTGAATACATGCCACTTATCAGTCCATAGACTGCAAGCATTccagccactccctatggtgaacCCTGAGGAAACTGAGAGTGCAGGATTGCAGGCCCCAGATGGGTGAGATACATACCAAGGAGATAATTTTAATGAGCCCTGACTTTTGCATCTCCCCATACATAGAATCTatgtattccctggtggctcagctggtaaagaatctggctgcaatgcggcagacctgggttcgatccctggattgggaagatcccctggagaagggaacagctatccactccagtattctgggctggaaaattccaaggactgtatagtccatggggtcacaaagagtcggacacaactgagcaactttcacttcatacaTAGAAAAGGTCTAAATTTCTTAATTTGAGGTGCTGTCTCATGTATTTGAAGTTCAGCTTTTCTAAGTCTGCCGGTGTGAAATAAACACTttcccaaaaaattaaaaaatgaaagacaaatctCAACATTTGAAACACTGGCAATGAGGGCAGACACTCCCTGAAAGATCCATCTGACTAAGCAGAAATATCGTCACCCCCTTTTCCCACAAGATTGTGGAAGGGACTTTGACAGTGGGGAATTGTTGCACAGAAAAAGCCGAATTCCTACCTTTTGGAAAcggtttctttgacttgcttttcattgtttttgctactataatcatacagaatggcctgcctcagagaatcctgcccctctgtctGACTGTTAAATTAAGTGCCCTTGTTCAGAACTCTGTTCACCtgtagatggcaggaaggaagaaaataattcatctctgcctgaggcttgccattctagaaGATGTTTGCAAGAtgaatggcctttttactttgatTCCTCACCTCCTGCCATATCTCTGATCTATAAAAAACCCAGCATCCAGATcagataagatggttattttggggtactagcctgccatcttctcggtCAGTTGGCTCCTCAATTAGTCTCTTCCTTGCCTTAACCCCTCGTCTCTCAGATTCATCGGCCTGTTGTGCagtgagcagagcaagcttggactcagtaacaaatACACTGAATAATCAATATAGAGAtcttccaagaaaataaactggtGATCCACTTTCCAAATAATGTTGGGAAAAGAACCCCAGGTAACAAGTGAAAATGCACGCCAGTGCATAATATTCTTTCACTAATTTTTAATGGCTGTTTTCCAACAGCATTGAAGTAGCTGAAAATTATGGAGAACATGACAAGTAAGTATGATAAAACTTACATTATTTTAagcttaaatatttcatttatacccaagtgaaagtcactcagtcaggtccgactctttgcaaccccatggactatacagtccctagaattctccaggccagaatactggagtgggtagccattcccttctccaggatttatACCCAAGGCAgagtttattataattttactttattgcCTTTAATAAAAGTAAAGTCATTAATAATGTCTTAAGAATTTACTTGTTAGCTTATCTCCTTTTCAGCTGAAAGACTTGCTGTGTTTTACAATTTGTCATGATCTACgatgattttaaataattttgagtgATTCAGCTTACTAAAAACTCATTCAAAGGACCTCACTGTAATTATTATCATTAAATAAAAGGTTAAGACCATATTAGAATTGGTTAAGATTTAAGTAAGCAAAGTTCATGCATCAGTTGTcttttgttgtggtttttttctttttctttttttttcatggtaaAGACTGGTTGATTGGTGGCAGTTAGTACAAGTCAATAAATACTGATCTCCAAAGAATTCGGTTATGTATCAGATTACTGGCCCACAGAGAGCTGAATGGAATTGAACCAACTCATTGCTGGGAGGATAAACTGAAGTCAATCCTGCTTCTTGGGAAATGAAGCCACAGCCAGCTCATATATGGCATATGCCATTCCACCAACTGTAAGAATCATGGTGGCTCTATACAGGAGGGCATCAGCTATCCCACTCTTCAGAggcactggaattccattatcttCCTGGAacagcttttgtttctttggaACCTTATTTTCAAACTGCCTGCCTGAAGCAGTACTTATGGTCCTCTTAGTAATCTGATGGAGAGCAAGAAACTTCTGTAGCATCTTGGCTCAGTTACTGCTCACCAACCACGACAACTGACCACTAGGAACCTGTGCATCAGATTTAGAAGCAACAGCACAATGGTgttctcttttaattaaaaaaaattttttttttacaaaggtatttttttcatatataaacatTGATGCTTGCTTTCATacatttacaatttatttttcttttttgtgtactTTCTAATTCAGGTATATTCAGATGTTTTCCTATGTCTTACATTCATCACCTATACTTTCAAGGCTCATTTCATTTGTTGTAAGAAAGGACATAGGCCTTGTACTGCGCATGTGGCTTTATATAATATCAGAAttgttttttatatctttgttaACACCACTATATTGAAAATATCATCCAGTAATGACAAGTTACATATATAATCACATCTCACTGCAGCGCAATGATTTTATTTCCATAGTGTATTTCTTCATTTGATATTTTGTGTCTATGTATTTATTGGCTATATGTATACTAGACATGAGATTATTCCGTCAGTTCATTGAATTTAAAAGTGAGGAAGTATTTTTCTTGTTACATTCTCAGTAGTTACAGGTCTAACATAATTACCTAAGAgcattttaaattccttttgaGTTTTATTACACAATAAGGGCCATAATTAGCTGTATTCTtaggtgtgttgttgttgttcagtcaatagttatatctgactctctgcaatcccatgaactgcagcacaccaggcttctttgtccttgcttatctcccagagttgactccaactcatgtccatttagttagtatttccatccaaccatcttatcctctcctgccttcatctcctccaggcctcagtctttcccagcatgagggtcttttccatgatggctcttcacatcaggtgaccgaagtattagagcttcaacttcagcattattccttccagtgaattttcagggttgatttcctttaggattgactggtttgatctccttctagtcctagggactctcaagagtcttctctagctccacggtttgaaagcaacagttctttggcagtcagccatctttatggtccaaatgtcacatccatacatgactcatggaaaaaccacagctttgactatttggatctttgttggcaaagttatatctctactttttaatttgctgtctaggtttgtcatagctttcaaagagcaaatgtcaaagagaaaatatttattcatttcatggctgcagtcaccatctgcagtgatttcggagcccaagaaataaaaagtctgtcactgtccatttttttcccccatctatttcccataaagcgttgggaccagatgctatgattttagttttttgaatgttgcattttaagccagcttttaccctctcttctttcaacttcatcaagaggatctttagtttcccttcattttctgcctttgactgtgtggatcacaataaactgtggaaaattctgaaagagatggga is a genomic window of Bubalus kerabau isolate K-KA32 ecotype Philippines breed swamp buffalo chromosome 23, PCC_UOA_SB_1v2, whole genome shotgun sequence containing:
- the LOC129638064 gene encoding cytochrome c oxidase subunit 7A2, mitochondrial-like, with translation MLQKFLALHQITKRTISTASGRQFENKVPKKQKLFQEDNGIPVPLKSGIADALLYRATMILTVGGMAYAIYELAVASFPKKQD